AACGAGCACTTCTGATTTTTCTAATGTAATGACATTTTGTGGAAAGTTCAGTTTTTACTAAAATCAAGCAATCCTATGTAGTTTACTTCCCAGTATGGAACCACAAGCCAAACATCACTATCGAGGCAAATCAACGACAATGCAAACACAAAGCTCTTAAACCCACCAAATTTCAAcatataaaatttctttgtttggGAAATATTTACTTTCTTGAACAAGAAACAGCTATTTGTAGTAAACTTTTATGAATATGAGGAATGCCATTTAACAGCTTTGAAATTTTCTACATGATTACTTACTTCTGATTCAGGTACTGTAGAGTCCAGTCAACAATTTCTCCGACAATTTCATCTTCACGCAGAAAATATCCAGCAACTCTAACAGGCAACTGGTCATCTGGGTTCACGGTAGCCGCGAAATCATCGAAGAACTTTTTGTAAACAGACAGATAATCGTCGGTGTCTGCCATGGCATAACACTAAAAAACCAGAACAAAATTTCGACGGCAAGACAGATACTTCAAAGCCTGCGCTTGAGGTAATGGTGTACAGAAAGTGACGAATTTCAAAGCTGCAGCATTGATAATACTTGACAGTATTGCTTGCTTCACAACAAGAACCACACACAACACCTCACTGACGCATCGTTTTGCTCAAACTGGTGTTATACTCTGAGTGTTTATACCACCACTCATACAGCCAACCTTACGTAAGACGCGGGTCGGAATCGTGCTCGATAGTCACGTTTCGCTCAAGTTAGTACTTTCTCACGCTAAAAACTGGAAAAGTTTGCAGCGTACTTATTTTGGCTATTGACGCATATATTTCATGATCAAATCGCTATATCAGCAGTTTCCAGTGATTTAACGAACTTGTTTGCTTTTGCCAGTTGGTACTCCTGCTGGGAATTGTTCTTTCAAATGTTTCGTGCTGTGCTCGATTTGATGCATGTGaatgtgtttttgtttgttattgaatgACACAGGCACAACAGATGCCAGGAATGCTGTTATGATCGAGATTATGATTTTGTAAATGCATACATTATGTAATCTGGGATACGAATGCAATTTAACGCTAGGTGTGCGCTGGTAAAATATGCGTAAGTGCTTCTTACACACAGTTTGCCAAGCAATGGTAAAAGAAATGAATTGGATAggttttaataatttatttgttcGCTAAAATTATTTAGTGGAGGCTAATTTTTTCTACGTGGACAACATTAACCCTTTCACACTATAATAATGAGCGACAGTCAGTTTAACTATTGGTTTAATGTAACTTTCACGATATCACACACAATGTTCTTTCTGGTTCTTTGAAAGCTTTTGGATCATTGAGTTCTTTCGCTTTATGTGCTAAGTACGTGTCTTTGTACTCATTCTGCATCCATTCTGGAAGAGGTTTATTCCAGTCTTCTGGAGGTGCATCCCTTTTCTCCCAAATGTCGTTGTCGATATGTGCCTTCAAGCGTTCATATCGGCGCTTCTTCTCGCTTTTTATTAGCTCATCCTGCAAGAATAAATGAAACCAATAACTTAGGCATTTTCTTTCGTTTGAGATTAAGACAAACACGTAGTACTAAGTGTattcttaatttattattattattattattaaattatcatAATGGGATGTTACTGAAGTACTGCCACTATTTTACACTTTGCAAATGACAAATTCTGGTACAACAAAATGCACCCACGTCCAAGCTGTGTGCAGGTGTGCTTTCTAATGTGTACTGATAAGAAAGCAAGTGAGTTTCATTCGATTCAGTGTGTTCAGTAACCTGTAACTGCCTTGCTTTCATTTCTTAGTGTTTAATGCATGAACACAGTTAATTGTATCAGCAATGCACCAATTTTTGATCTGAGAAGAGATAGTGGCCCTAATTTCATGAGAAACCAGTTTTCTATTAGGATCCAACATCTCATTTTGGTGTCAAGATGCTAAATTATGTTATATATATTCTGATGACAATGAGCACTTAAAAACAGTGACATACAAGGTCTAGATGTATGTTGAGTTATAATGCAAATTAAAAATCTGTCTTTCAGCAAACAAGTAGAAAACACAACAGTACGAACAAGGAAGCTATGTACAATTTCTTGGCTGTCACTTAACAAATATGATATCTGAATTCCTTTTACTGTAAATGAGTTGGTAAGGTTTTAATGGCTTAAACAGCAGTCTCAATTTTCAGGAACACAAGTAAGAGATTACACTCAAGTATAACTTAGGGTACATTCTAACTTCAAGTGTCTGCAGACGACATGGGAGAGTAAAATGTATGAGGTTCTTATTTACCAGGCAAATATGGTCTCCTACATAATGAGACTTCTAAAGGAAAGTGAAGCAAGATAAAGTGTGCCTTAGTTCTTTTCTGGACTATTCCTGGTCAGTGTGGAACCTGTATCAATCACATCTAATTTCAGACCTTGAAGGGGTTCAAAGAATAACAGTAAAATGTCccctaaaatttttgtgtttcagtagTGGCACTGCTAAGGTAAAGAACTCAAGATCAGGCTTATTACAAAATTTGAGGAAATGTCATGCTGACCAGATATGAAAAGTTAGTTGCATGCCACTTTCTCAAAATTGAGGGGCTTCGCAACCCCATAAAATAAATGTCTTAACCTGCAGAAAGTCAGTTGGCATATTTTATTGCCTAAGTAAAAGAAGGAAAATTAGTTTTTACTGTTGTGTTGACAATGTGGTCATTAGAGGCAGAGAACATACTTGAACTGAGGAAGAATGGGGAATGTAATTAGCTGTATCTTTTTGAAGGactcattctggcatttgccttaagtgattaggcatttgccttaagtgattaagGAGAGCAGCCCCCTGCCAAATATACACCCAGTGTCTTATCACTCACCACCACCTTATTAACGACAAAAATGTGGAACAAATTACCAAGATAAGTCTTAAATTACTGTATGGAATATTACAGTAAACACACAGGGTTTCAAAGGAGACCAAACTATATGAACAGATGAATTTAGAAAGGACTACAgcacgtacgcacgcacgcacgcgcacacacacacacacacacacacacacacacacacacacacacacacacacacacacacacacacacacacacctgaaaatAAAGTGAAGAACgtgtattataattattataattttgcATAGTTTCAGCCTTATATTCAGGTGGAAACCCAAAAGCTTTTCATCTGCATTATGTGTTAGGAAGGAAACAACATTTATACATGCAGCTTACTACAAaagttatttttgtaatttgtacCTTTGGAAGATTTTGGGTTTGTTTTGCATTCCTTAATTACAACATAGCAAGTTCAACTTACATTTTGCAAGTTAGTGTTCTTACAGGAATTTAAATTAGGCCTGTAGTTGGTGGGCATAGCAACAAGACAATATggtatgaacatttatttttggcTGGCAGTTTCAATTAGGGCTTCTTTTTAAACTACGAACGAAATATACAAATCTGTGTTGTTTGCAGCGTCATTACCTCACTATTATTCACAATAAATTATAGATGCACACCAGAGTTACACCAAATATAAGTAAAATTGATGgctatctgcccccccccctcccaaaaaaaaaatcaaacatttgGTTTTGATTACAGATGAGGCCTTTTGTAAAAGGTTATGTAAGCACATGTTTCGCGTATTTATTCTACCTACAAGTTGAACTTCTAAATTGGGGATATTAATTTTGAATTCACCTAAAGGTTTATTTATGCTAAACGGTATTACTTACGCATGCTTTAAAGTTTTTGCTGTCTCTCCAGCGTAGACAGTTTTCGTAATCGTGTTTCCACTGAGAGCAGTCAACGAATTTTCCGAAAACGAAATATTGATGAAATCTTGCTTTAAAGCTCGCACAGTCGCTATATTCATCATCATAAATTTCACACGGACGTATCTGAAAAGCAAAGTGTTCTGGAAATTACACTTGATTTTGAAACACTCATATTAACGATATAGGTTATGGCAATAGTACCATCCATGCATCTTTGGGACTGTCTGCTTCATCAGCCTTCTCCATTCGCACACGTTTTTCGTACTGCCTGTGTTTAGCTGTGGGACGAACTATTTATTTAATAGGGCATTATTCCGTATTCGAAAATTTCGCGAATATCAGAGATTAACTTACATTCAGAATTGAAGAGGTATCGTTATGCGAGTCTTTACGAGAGTTCGACCGTAATGACATCAATTACACAAAAAGGTTGTTCAGAAAATATTATTAGCGTCGTATATAGAGTATCACAAACTATTTTACAAATAAAGGAATTTAATGCAGTgtttgtaatactttttttttttataaatgtacatAGTCACCAAAATACTTCTCTGGTTGGTCACAGGTATAttctgtgatcttacaaaagcattcGACTCTATAAACCGTGCCCTGTTGCTTTTGAAACTCAACAGATATGAAATAATGGATTGGCTTGAATCATATCTCTTGCAGAGGAAACAAAAGCTAGTAATCAAATCAAATGGAGTGGATCCCTTCTTCGAGTAGAAAACTGTGTCacaaggtgttcctcaaggctcaattctgggacccattttattcctgttctatgtaaatgacttgcctctcaatataaatactcatttaacttagtttgcagatgatacttctgccctaattgaaaatgaaaactCTGACAATATACCACAGAGTGTCATGAATATGTTAAGTAGCCTGGAAACATGGTTCAGTGTAAATGGCTTAAGACTAAACATCTCAAAAAACCACATGATGAGTTTTGAAACCAAACAtttaaaaaactgaagaaatctgtgtcactcacaaaaatcaaaaaatggaagaacttgACTGATTCAGCTTCTTGGGAATAAACTTAGACAGAACTTTGAGTTGGAATTCTCATATAGAGtatctagcaaataaattaaacagccttgcatTTGCAATGGTAACTTTAGCCTGTGGCACTGATATGGCCACAAGGAAAATAGCATATTATAGCTATTTTGAatcggttattctgtttgatataattttttggggaaactcaGGAAATGTTACACGAATTTTAAAGTTACAAAAAAGAATCATTCGCAACATGTGCTCTGCAATGcatcatgtcgaccattatttaaagACCTAATAATATTGACATGCCCCCTCTTTATACATCTTTGAGGTGGTTGTTTTCCTACGCAGCAAAgctgatatatttttaaaaaaaatcattttgagcaCTCATATGACACAAGACATAAAGAGAACTTTATGCTCATCTCTCATAGCTTAAAACCGCGTGCCCAGACTTCtcagtatatagccatgaaaattcacaaccCAATAAAAGGGTGTGGcataatgaatatgaagataaatattttgaaAGGCAAGTTACACGATTTTCTAATTGAAGAGTTCATGAAGGACAaagtgatactttgagctggatccctaaaatggaataaaatttaTGGTAATTATAGTAGATGTTAATATTGTAAATTTGACGAATTTCAAGTAAGTAAGCGCTTCAGAAAGTATTATTGTAACTGTTCcaaaattttaaataagcaaattgtaaccttgacatgtctcctatACATCAGGCATATGtacgttatgagatgaataaaacacatttcacatgcaaCTCTCTCCGCGACCCAATGCCAGCTTCCTGTTACCTGAGAAACTACTGCATTGTGTTCATTCCTAAATCTCctgttggggaaaaaaattatcacTTCCATTACTTAACCGATTACTATTTCACTATTGTGCATCAGAATGTATCTTATCAACTGATGCCTTTCTTAGCCAAGTTCTGCCATAAAGTTATGTTTCCCTACTTCAATTCAGTAGCACTTCATTAATGGCTCGATCCACATGTCTAATCTTAAAACATTCTTCTgcagtgccacatttcaaaagattctggtCTCTTTCTGCCAGAACTTCTTATTGTCCCAATTTGATTTCTGTACGAGATTACATTCCAGAAAATTGGCATCATAAAATACTGCCAAATGCGAATTTATATCAGATGTTAAGATATTACTCTTTCGTGTTATTTCCAGTGTGCATTTTATGTCATTTCTACGTAGGCCGtcctcggttattttgctgcccaaatagcaaaactcattgcctacctttagtgtctcattggcagatttaatttcctcagcattacctgatttaatttgactacagtatGATACCCTTATTTTACTATTGTTGATTTTTCATCGGACAATCTCTTTTCAAaatcattcctttcaactgctcttccaagttctttggccACTttgcagaattacattgtcattggcaaacctcaaaggtttcatttcttttccatgaactttaattacatttccaaatttctctttggtttcctttactgatagCTCACACCACAGATCGAATTACACTGAGGATAGGTTACAGTgctatctcactctcttctcatctttgcttccctttcatgtccttagaGTCTTATTATTGCAGTTGGGTTTCAATGCAAGCAGTAAataacctgttgcaccttgtattttatctgtactacCTTCAATATTTCAAACATTTAATCCATTTGTAAAGAAATAGATTGAATGTTGACAGCTTAGATGAATTATGTTAGATGCCAATTGTTGTTCATTAGCTATATTAGGCAAACCCAGTGGGCAGACTTTTTCTGCCATATTGAACTGTAAAACAGATCACAAAAGCAAGAATGTAGGATTTTGCTGGAGTCCATTTCATTGAAATTCTCCTGAAGGTGCTCCTTCTGATGCAGCTGTGTAGAGAGAGTGGGGACATACATGTTCAGTCTTCAGTTTTCAGACATACTATAGTGTGATTTTAAACCAGTAGAATtttataaatctgtagtaaaaaaatattCTTGTTTGCATTTCTACTAATGTGTGTAATATATTTTAGGAGTACAGGAGACCACTCACCGAATAGCAGAAGCATTTATGTGTCATCAACAGGCACACACTAAAGACTAAAGACTGAAAGCTTTGCCAGCTTTCAGACACATGATAAGTCTTTGGCACTATTTTGTTTGCAAGAAACATGTAATATGTATGTAACCGATATTCTCATTA
The Schistocerca gregaria isolate iqSchGreg1 chromosome 1, iqSchGreg1.2, whole genome shotgun sequence genome window above contains:
- the LOC126272557 gene encoding UPF0545 protein C22orf39 homolog, producing MEKADEADSPKDAWMIRPCEIYDDEYSDCASFKARFHQYFVFGKFVDCSQWKHDYENCLRWRDSKNFKACDELIKSEKKRRYERLKAHIDNDIWEKRDAPPEDWNKPLPEWMQNEYKDTYLAHKAKELNDPKAFKEPERTLCVIS